A genomic region of Brienomyrus brachyistius isolate T26 chromosome 6, BBRACH_0.4, whole genome shotgun sequence contains the following coding sequences:
- the hcfc1b gene encoding host cell factor 1b isoform X1, producing MSSPGSTVSGTTGSVLQPRWKRVLGWSGPVPRPRHGHRAVAIKELMVVFGGGNEGIVDELHVYNTATNQWFIPAVRGDIPPGCAAYGFVCDGTRLLVFGGMVEYGKYSNDLYELQASRWEWKKLKPKAPKNGPPPCPRLGHSFSLVGNKCYLFGGLANDSEDPKNNIPRYLNDLYILELRPGSNVAGWDIPITYGVLPPPRESHTAVVYTDRSNKKSRLVIYGGMSGCRLGDLWTLDIDTLTWNKPSVNGTAPLPRSLHSATTITNKMYVFGGWVPLVMDDVKVATHEKEWKCTNTLACLNLDSMCWETVLMDTLEDNIPRARAGHCSVAINSRLYVWSGRDGYRKAWNNQVCCKDLWYLETEKPPAPSRVQLVRANTNSLEVSWGPVSTADTYLLQLQKYDIPAATAATSPTLTPTPSLPSNSPKSPAPAAAAPSTQNLPLTGITLVPQVASPTSSMPGSPLAASTARGPAILKVAAPHSSAGTSIVTVRPASQAGKSPVTVTSLPASVRMVVPAQSTQGTPIGSSPQMSGMAALAAAAAATQKIPPSSAPTMLNVPAGTTIVKTVAMTPGSTTLPATVKVASPVMVSNPATRMLKTAAAQVGTSAVATPNTPTRPIITVHKSGTVTVAQQAQVVTTVVGGVTKTITLVKSPLTMGGGGTLISNIGKVMSMVQSKPVQTSAVTGQASTSPVTQIIQTKGPLPAGTILKLVTSADGKPTTIITTTQAGGTGSKPTILGISSVSPTTTSKPGTTTIIKTIPMSAIMTQPGATAGVTSSTGIKSPITIITTKMMTAGTGTPGKIITAMPKLGTGPGQQGVTQVVLKGHPGQPGTILRTVPMGGVRLVTPVTVSAVKPTVTTLVVKGTTGVTTLGTVTGTVSTSLAGGSVASANSSLATPITTLGTIATLSSQVINPAAITVSAAQTSLTSATPLSTPTITMQSVNQPTQVTLITTPSGVEAQPVQELPVSILASPTSEQPIAAEAGADMPGTVTLVCSNPPCETHETGTTNTATTASASMGGVQQVCSNPPCETHETGTTNTATTASASMGGVQQVCSNPPCETHETGTTNTATTASASMGGVQQVCSNPPCETHETGTTNTATTASASMGGVQQVCSNPPSETHETGTTNTATTASSNMGSDKMGTVQSQSGSQCPPADAASPQTSTSEAGTGSGVLHPENLRTGTTNTSTTAHANMGSDQTGTVQSSQSSLENRRSISSASCPISQTPSEKEQEVCSNPPCETHETGTTNTTTQEASSMGSGQTVQRVCSNPPCETHETGTTSTATTASASMGANQTGTVQRVCSNPPCETHETGTTSTATTASASMGANQTGTVQRVCSNPPCETHETGTTSTATTASASMGANQTGTVQRVCSNPPCETHETGTTSTATTASASMGANQTGTVQRVCSNPPCETHETGTTSTATTASASMGVNQTGTVQRVCSNPPCETHETGTTSTATTASASMGANQTGTVQRVCSNPPCETHETGTTNTATTATSSMDAGESTAQQSSGTAEGDDGSHPESSSSPALLSEAASSTVSQSRAITTVTHATPAPGPSVPTIASITEASGIPCEEASGELAPEQPQALMAEQAQEGSLEAATAAVPEEEGEPMQTECQAGLGEDAIVGVVSMEEEAVGVAEAEAAAALQAEVDQLPMAMETQQGQEEQAELEPAAEEAGASADPQTLTLPQELMSEGQPTTLMVTGLTPEELAVTAAAEAAAQAAATEEAQALAIQAVLQAAQQAVMSEGDSSHDGQQTTTIPIVLTQQELAALVQQQQQLQEAQAQAQAQAQAQAQAQALAQAQAQAQAQALAQAQAQAQAQAHAQVQAQAQAQVQVIAVSAHQQQQLSVQAAALPTEGLAPADSLNDPASESNGHSDMAAAVSSAVARLLPCTSAESLAPSSTFAPSQPLVVASPAKIQAATALAEVANGIESAAEKQSPSPAVAKAPVKKENQWFDVGIVKVTNMLVTHYFVPADDAPATDDDSGAVPDYLQMKKVELQPGTAYKFRVSGINACGRGAFSEISAFKTCLPGFPGAPCAIKISKSPDGAHLTWEPPSVTSGKIIEYSVYLAIQSTQAGEPKASAPAQLAFMRVYCGPSPACLVQTSSLSNAHIDYTTKPAIIFRIAARNEKGYGPATQVRWLQESSKDAASAKPATKRPVSSDMKGAGPKKARSDQ from the exons ATGTCTTCACCTGGTTCCACGGTGTCTGGGACCACTGGCTCGGTTCTGCAACCACGGTGGAAGCGGGTGTTGGGCTGGTCTGGCCCCGTCCCTCGACCCCGACACGGCCACAGAGCTGTCGCTATTAAGGAGCTGATGGTTGTTTTCGGGGGAGGCAATGAAGGGATTGTGGACGAGCTTCACGTCTATAACACAG CCACAAACCAGTGGTTCATACCAGCAGTGCGTGGTGACATTCCACCAGGTTGTGCTGCGTATGGATTTGTGTGTGATGGAACGCGGCTGCTGGTGTTTGGGGGCATGGTGGAATATGGCAAGTACAGCAACGATCTCTATGAGCTACAG GCCAGTCGCTGGGAGTGGAAAAAATTGAAGCCTAAAGCACCCAAAAACGGCCCCCCTCCATGCCCCCGTCTTGGACACAGCTTCTCACTGGTGGGAAACAAGTGCTACCTTTTTGGTGGGCTGGCCAATGACAGTGAGGATCCCAAAAACAACATTCCCAG GTATCTGAACGACCTGTATATTCTGGAGCTGCGTCCAGGCTCTAACGTGGCCGGTTGGGACATTCCCATCACCTACGGCGTGTTGCCGCCTCCACGCGAGAGCCACACTGCAGTGGTCTACACAGACAGAAGCAACAAGAAGTCCCGATTGGTCATCTATGGCGGCATGAGCGGCTGTCGCCTGGGGGACCTTTGGACCCTTGACATAG ACACGCTCACCTGGAACAAGCCCTCGGTGAATGGTACAGCTCCCCTGCCCCGCAGCTTGCACTCCGCCACCACCATCACCAACAA GATGTATGTGTTTGGGGGCTGGGTGCCTCTGGTCATGGATGATGTAAAAGTGGCCACACATGAAAAGGAGTGGAAGTGCACTAACACACTGGCCTGCCTGAATTTGG ACTCTATGTGCTGGGAGACTGTTTTGATGGACACTCTTGAGGACAACATTCCAAGGGCCCGCGCAGGACACTGTTCTGTCGCTATCAACTCCCGGCTGTATGTGTGGAGTGGTCGCGATGGCTACCGCAAGGCCTGGAACAACCAGGTCTGCTGCAAAGACCTCTGGTACTTGGAGACTG AGAAGCCCCCGGCGCCATCGCGTGTGCAGCTTGTCCGCGCCAACACCAACTCCCTGGAGGTGAGCTGGGGCCCCGTGTCCACGGCCGACACCTACCTGCTGCAGCTGCAGAAGTACGACATCCCAGCTGCCACGGCCGCCACGTCACCAACCCTCACCCCGACGCCATCTCTGCCCAGTAACTCCCCCAAGAGTCCCGCGCCGGCCGCTGCTGCTCCCTCCACGCAGAACCTCCCGCTCACCGGCATTACGCTCGTGCCTCAGGTGGCTTCACCCACGAGCTCCATGCCGGGCAGCCCCTTGGCCGCCTCCACGGCCCGTGGCCCCG CCATCCTGAAGGTTGCGGCACCCCACTCCAGTGCCGGAACTTCTATTGTCACTGTGCGACCTGCCAGTCAGGCTGGTAAATCTCCTGTCACTGTGACATCGCTCCCCGCTAGTGTCCGCATGGTCGTCCCTGCACAGAGCACTCAAGGAACG CCAATTGGGAGCAGTCCCCAGATGAGTGGCATGGCTGCCCTCGCCGCAGCGGCGGCTGCCACCCAGAAAATCCCACCCTCCTCGGCGCCCACCATGCTTAATGTGCCAGCCGGCACCACCATTGTCAAAACGGTGGCGATGACCCCAGGTTCTACCACACTGCCAGCCACGGTCAAAGTGGCTTCACCTGTCATG GTGAGCAACCCCGCTACCCGGATGCTGAAGACCGCCGCGGCTCAGGTTGGCACCTCTGCCGTCGCCACGCCCAACACACCCACGCGCCCAATAATCACCGTTCACAAATCCGGAACTGTCACCGTCGCCCAGCAAGCCCAGGTCGTCACCACTGTGGTGGGTGGTGTCACCAAGACCATCACTCTGGTGAAGAGTCCTCTCACCATGGGAGGAGGTGGGACTCTG ATCTCTAATATTGGAAAAGTAATGTCCATGGTGCAGTCAAAGCCAGTGCAGACCTCAGCTGTGACTGGTCAGGCTTCCACCAGCCCCGTCACCCAGATCATTCAG ACAAAGGGCCCTTTACCAGCCGGAACCATCCTCAAGCTGGTGACCTCAGCAGATGGCAAgcccaccaccatcatcaccaccacgCAGGCCGGTGGTACTGGGAGCAAGCCCACCATCCTGGGGATCAGCAGCgtgtcccccactaccaccagCAAGCCAGGCACCACCACCATCATTAAGACCATTCCTATGTCGGCCATCATGACCCAACCAGGTGCGACAG CGGGAGTGACTAGCAGCACTGGGATCAAGTCGCCCATCACGATTATCACCACCAAGATGATGACTGCCGGCACTGGGACTCCTGGCAAGATCATCACTGCCATGCCGAAGCTGGGAACCGGGCCTGGTCAGCAAGGGGTAACGCAG GTGGTTTTGAAGGGTCATCCAGGGCAGCCAGGCACTATTCTTCGAACTGTGCCGATGGGCGGGGTCCGTCTTGTAACCCCTGTAACAGTATCAGCTGTCAAGCCAACCGTAACCACACTTGTCGTCAAGGGAACGACTG GTGTGACAACTCTCGGGACAGTGACAGGCACGGTTTCCACTTCCCTAGCAGGCGGCAGTGTCGCTAGTGCCAATTCATCCCTTGCCACACCCATCACCACCCTAGGCACTATTGCCACGCTGTCCAGCCAGGTCATTAATCCGGCTGCCATCACTGTGTCCGCCGCCCAGACCAGCTTGACCTCAGCGACCCCACTGTCCACCCCAACCATCACCATGCAG TCAGTGAATCAGCCGACCCAGGTAACCTTGATAACTACACCTAGTGGGGTGGAGGCTCAGCCTGTGCAGGAGCTGCCTGTCTCCATCCTGGCTTCCCCCACCTCTGAGCAGCCCATTGCTGCTGAAGCTGGGGCGGACATGCCTGGTACCGTTACCTTGGTCTGTTCCAACCCCCCCTGTGAGACCCACGAGACAGGAACCACCAACACGGCCACCACTGCTTCTGCCAGCATgggtggggtccagcaggtgtgCTCCAACCCCCCCTGTGAGACCCACGAGACAGGAACCACCAACACGGCCACCACTGCTTCTGCCAGCATgggtggggtccagcaggtgtgCTCCAACCCCCCCTGTGAGACCCACGAGACAGGAACCACCAACACGGCCACCACTGCTTCTGCCAGCATgggtggggtccagcaggtgtgCTCCAACCCCCCCTGTGAGACCCACGAGACAGGAACCACCAACACGGCCACCACTGCTTCTGCCAGCATGGGTGGGGTTCAGCAGGTGTGCTCCAACCCCCCTTCAGAGACCCATGAAACAGGAACCACCAACACCGCAACCACAGCCAGTTCCAACATGGGCTCTGACAAGATGGGTACTGTCCAGAGTCAGTCGGGGTCCCAGTGTCCCCCTGCCGATGCAGCATCTCCTCAGACCTCCACTTCTGAAGCTGGCACTGGCTCTGGTGTTTTGCACCCAGAGAATCTGCGTACTGGCACCACAAACACTTCCACCACGGCGCATGCCAACATGGGCTCTGACCAGACAGGCACCGTGCAGAGCTCTCAGTCTTCTCTGGAGAACCGCAGGTCCATCAGCAGTGCCTCATGTCCCATCTCACAGACGCCCTCTGAGAAAGAGCAAGAAGTTTGTTCCAATCCCCCTTGTGAGACTCATGAAACGGGCACCACCAACACTACCACCCAGGAAGCTTCTAGCATGGGTAGCGGCCAGACAGTgcagagggtgtgctccaaccccCCCTGTGAGACCCACGAGACAGGCACCACCAGTACGGCCACCACTGCTTCTGCCAGCATGGGTGCCAACCAGACTGGCACGGTgcagagggtgtgctccaaccccCCCTGTGAGACCCACGAGACAGGCACCACCAGTACGGCCACCACTGCTTCTGCCAGCATGGGTGCCAACCAGACTGGCACGGTgcagagggtgtgctccaaccccCCCTGTGAGACCCACGAGACAGGCACCACCAGTACGGCCACCACTGCTTCTGCCAGCATGGGTGCCAACCAGACTGGCACGGTgcagagggtgtgctccaaccccCCCTGTGAGACCCACGAGACAGGCACCACCAGTACGGCCACCACTGCTTCTGCCAGCATGGGTGCCAACCAGACTGGCACGGTgcagagggtgtgctccaaccccCCCTGTGAGACCCACGAGACAGGCACCACCAGTACAGCCACCACTGCTTCTGCCAGCATGGGTGTCAACCAGACTGGCACGGTgcagagggtgtgctccaaccccCCCTGTGAGACCCACGAGACAGGCACCACCAGTACGGCCACCACTGCTTCTGCCAGCATGGGTGCCAACCAGACTGGCACGGTgcagagggtgtgctccaaccccCCCTGTGAGACCCACGAGACAGGCACCACCAATACGGCCACGACGGCCACCTCCAGCATGGACGCTGGAGAAAGCACAG CTCAGCAGAGTAGCGGGACAGCAGAAGGAGATGATGGCTCCCATCCTGAGTCGTCCTCCTCTCCTGCACTGCTCTCTGAAGCAGCCAGTTCTACGGTATCTCAGAGCCGGGCCATCACAACTGTCACTCATGCCACTCCTGCACCCGGACCTTCAGTACCT ACCATCGCCTCCATCACTGAGGCATCCGGCATTCCCTGTGAAGAGGCCTCGGGCGAGCTCGCCCCAGAGCAGCCCCAGGCCCTGATGGCCGAGCAGGCCCAGGAGGGGTCCTTAGAGGCTGCCACCGCCGCCGTCCCAGAGGAGGAAGGGGAACCGATGCAGACTGAGTGTCAGGCTGGGCTGGGTGAGGACGCCATTGTCGGGGTGGTATCCATGGAAGAGGAGGCAGTGGGCGTGGCGGAGGCAGAGGCAGCCGCCGCGCTGCAAGCTGAAGTGGACCAGCTGCCGATGGCCATGGAGACGCAGCAGGGCCAGGAGGAGCAGGCCGAG CTGGAGCCAGCGGCTGAGGAGGCGGGAGCCTCTGCGGACCCGCAGACCCTGACCCTGCCCCAGGAGCTGATGTCCGAAGGGCAGCCCACCACGCTGATGGTGACGGGCCTCACCCCCGAGGAGCTAGCTGTGACGGCGGCCGCCGAAGCCGCTGCTCAGGCCGCAGCCACCGAGGAGGCCCAGGCGCTGGCCATTCAGGCCGTTCTGCAGGCCGCGCAGCAGGCAGTCATGA GTGAAGGAGATTCCAGCCATGACGGCCAGCAGACCACCACTATCCCCATTGTGCTGACACAGCAGGAGCTGGCTGCCCTggtccagcagcagcagcagctacAGGAGGCCCAGGCTCAGGCACAAGCACAGGCTCAGGCTCAGGCCCAAGCACAGGCCCTGGCTCAGGCTCAGGCTCAGGCCCAAGCACAGGCCCTGGCTCAGGCACAGGCTCAGGCCCAAGCACAGGCCCATGCTCAGGTCCAAGCACAGGCCCAGGCCCAGGTCCAGGTCATCGCAGTGAGCGCtcatcagcagcagcagctcagTGTGCAAGCTGCTGCTCTGCCCACGGAGGGCCTGGCCCCAGCGGACAGCCTCAACGACCCGGCCTCTGAGAGCAATGGGCACAGCGACATGGCAGCTGCAGTCTCCAGCGCCGTGGCCCGGCTGCTGCCTTGCACTTCAGCTGAGA GTCTGGCCCCCTCAAGCACCTTTGCACCTTCACAACCCCTGGTTGTGGCCAGTCCGGCTAAGATCCAGGCAGCGACTGCCCTGGCTGAGGTGGCCAATGGCATCGAGTCTGCAGCAGAG AAGCAGAGTCCCTCACCTGCCGTTGCGAAGGCCCCAGTGAAGAAGGAGAACCAGTGGTTCGATGTTGGGATTGTCAAGGTCACGAACATGTTGGTCACCCACTACTTTGTGCCGGCAGACGATGCACCTGCTACCGAT GATGATTCGGGAGCTGTCCCAGATTACCTCCAAATGAAGAAGGTAGAACTTCAGCCCGGCACCGCGTACAAGTTCCGCGTCTCGGGCATCAACGCCTGTGGCCGCGGGGCCTTTTCTGAGATTTCCGCCTTCAAGACCTGCCTGCCAGGCTTCCCAGGAGCACCCTGTGCCATCAAGATAAGCAAG AGCCCAGatggtgctcacctgacctgggAGCCCCCCTCGGTGACGTCAGGAAAGATCATCGAGTACTCGGTGTACTTGGCCATCCAGAGCACGCAGGCTGGGGAGCCCAAGGCCTCGGCCCCAGCGCAGCTGGCGTTCATGCGCGTTTACTGCGGTCCTAGCCCCGCATGTCTCGTGCAGACGTCCAGCCTCTCCAACGCCCACATCGACTACACCACCAAGCCGGCAATCATCTTCCGCATTGCGGCACGCAACGAGAAGGGCTACGGCCCAGCCACGCAAGTCCGGTGGCTGCAAG AGTCCAGTAAAGATGCCGCTTCTGCTAAACCTGCCACGAAAAGGCCAGTCTCGTCTGACAT GAAAGGTGCTGGTCCAAAGAAGGCCAGGTCAGACCAGTGA